The following are encoded in a window of Arcobacter arenosus genomic DNA:
- the nifV gene encoding homocitrate synthase, producing the protein MFLINDTTLRDGEQAPYVAFNTKEKLDIAKKLFEAGADELEVGIPAMGQKEQDDLKEILALNLPIRIMSWNRATLNDLEASINCGLKAVDLSIPVSDILIDVKFGGDKDKLLRQLETVVLEAKKEGLFVCIGGEDSSRANLDFLKEIMSLGKSIGADRFRYCDTVGILTPQKTYKNIKELSSLKLLDIEMHTHNDFGMATANAISGFEAGAMSANTTVIGLGERAGNASFEQVLMSLTRLFGKNVDINSEKLKSLIQSVSLASNRRIDTNLPIIGEYIFAHESGIHVNGMMKSKSAYEPFTPNEVGLQRAFPIGKHSGTSTLLYHLQAMGINPDKKRLQELLPIVREIVTNRKKVLDSTELKELYLCSLDI; encoded by the coding sequence ATGTTTCTAATAAACGATACAACTTTAAGAGATGGTGAACAAGCCCCATATGTTGCATTTAATACTAAAGAAAAATTAGATATTGCTAAAAAACTTTTTGAAGCTGGTGCCGATGAACTTGAAGTTGGAATTCCAGCAATGGGACAAAAAGAGCAAGATGATCTTAAAGAGATATTAGCATTAAATTTACCTATTAGAATTATGAGTTGGAATAGAGCAACTCTTAATGACTTAGAAGCTTCAATAAATTGTGGATTAAAAGCCGTTGATTTATCAATCCCTGTTTCAGACATCTTAATAGATGTGAAATTTGGTGGAGATAAAGACAAACTTTTAAGACAATTAGAAACTGTAGTTTTAGAAGCTAAAAAAGAGGGGCTTTTTGTATGTATTGGAGGGGAAGATTCTAGCCGTGCTAACTTAGATTTTTTAAAAGAGATTATGAGTTTAGGAAAATCTATAGGAGCTGATAGATTTAGGTATTGTGATACCGTTGGGATATTAACACCCCAAAAAACATATAAAAATATAAAAGAGTTAAGTTCATTAAAACTGCTCGATATTGAGATGCATACACACAATGATTTTGGTATGGCAACAGCAAATGCAATTTCTGGTTTTGAAGCAGGAGCAATGAGTGCTAATACAACTGTAATAGGTTTAGGTGAACGCGCGGGCAATGCATCATTCGAGCAGGTTTTAATGAGCTTAACAAGACTTTTTGGAAAAAATGTAGATATAAACTCTGAAAAATTAAAATCTTTAATTCAAAGTGTTAGTCTCGCCTCAAATAGAAGAATAGATACAAATCTTCCAATTATTGGTGAATATATCTTCGCCCATGAATCAGGAATTCATGTAAATGGAATGATGAAATCAAAATCAGCTTATGAACCATTTACCCCAAATGAAGTTGGTTTACAAAGAGCCTTTCCTATTGGAAAACATTCAGGAACCTCAACTTTATTATATCACTTACAAGCAATGGGAATTAATCCCGATAAAAAAAGACTTCAAGAACTTTTACCAATAGTAAGAGAGATTGTTACAAATAGAAAAAAAGTATTAGATAGTACTGAATTAAAAGAGTTATACCTATGTTCGTTGGATATTTAA
- the nifB gene encoding nitrogenase cofactor biosynthesis protein NifB, giving the protein MSCSCTSSSTQESLEQEVMDKINNHPCYSEGAHQHYARIHVAVAPACNIQCNYCNRKFDCSNESRPGVTSNKLSPEDAVKKVLYVGGDIQQLSVVGIAGPGDALANPKKTFDTFRMLHEKAPDQKLCLSTNGLKLPDYVDEMIKYNVDHVTVTINSVDETGEIGAKIYPWVHWNHKKVFGAEGAKILLEQQLKGIKMLVENGILVKANSVLIPGVNDQELPNVAKKLKELGVFLHNIMPLLSKEEYGTYYGLNGQRSATDQEVMAAQEACGMDMKLMSHCRQCRADAVGLIGEDRGEEFTPDVFQDMTWEALEEQYDIEGRKKKHEVIENWRAALDAANDRIKIEQASKEELSSTGETKLVAVTTAGEGTINQHFGNATEFLIYEVGDKALKFVMHRKVENAYCKGPEDCDGSYPIEEIKNTLKDIDILLTEKIGGCPQDELNTINLISDDSYALQPIEKSVFEAAKKYFFQEKQLEAELG; this is encoded by the coding sequence ATGAGTTGTTCATGTACATCAAGTAGCACACAAGAAAGTTTAGAACAAGAGGTAATGGATAAGATTAACAATCACCCATGTTATAGTGAAGGGGCTCACCAACACTATGCAAGGATTCATGTAGCAGTTGCCCCTGCTTGTAATATTCAATGTAATTACTGTAATAGAAAGTTTGACTGTTCAAATGAATCTAGACCAGGTGTTACTTCAAATAAATTAAGTCCTGAAGATGCTGTTAAAAAGGTATTATATGTTGGTGGTGATATTCAACAACTTTCAGTTGTTGGTATTGCTGGACCAGGAGATGCTTTAGCTAACCCTAAAAAAACATTCGACACATTTAGAATGTTACACGAAAAAGCGCCAGATCAAAAACTTTGTTTATCAACAAATGGACTTAAACTTCCAGATTATGTTGATGAGATGATAAAATATAATGTTGACCATGTTACAGTTACAATCAATTCTGTTGATGAAACTGGTGAAATTGGTGCAAAAATTTACCCATGGGTTCACTGGAATCACAAAAAAGTATTTGGAGCTGAGGGTGCAAAAATTCTTTTAGAACAACAACTAAAAGGTATTAAGATGTTAGTTGAAAATGGGATTTTAGTAAAAGCAAACTCAGTACTTATTCCAGGAGTTAATGACCAAGAATTACCAAATGTAGCTAAAAAGCTTAAAGAACTTGGTGTATTTTTACATAATATTATGCCTTTACTTTCTAAAGAAGAGTATGGTACATATTATGGATTAAATGGACAAAGAAGTGCAACTGACCAAGAGGTTATGGCTGCACAAGAAGCATGTGGTATGGATATGAAACTAATGAGCCACTGTAGACAGTGTAGAGCAGATGCTGTTGGTTTAATTGGTGAAGATAGAGGGGAAGAGTTTACTCCTGATGTATTCCAAGATATGACTTGGGAAGCTTTAGAAGAGCAATATGATATTGAAGGTAGAAAGAAAAAGCACGAAGTTATTGAAAACTGGAGAGCTGCACTTGATGCTGCGAATGATAGAATTAAAATCGAACAAGCTTCAAAAGAGGAATTAAGTAGTACAGGTGAAACAAAACTTGTAGCTGTAACAACTGCTGGAGAGGGAACAATCAACCAACACTTTGGTAATGCAACAGAGTTCTTAATCTACGAAGTTGGAGACAAAGCACTTAAGTTTGTAATGCATAGAAAAGTTGAAAATGCTTACTGTAAAGGGCCTGAAGATTGTGATGGTTCTTATCCAATTGAAGAGATTAAAAATACACTAAAAGATATTGATATTCTTTTAACAGAAAAAATAGGTGGTTGTCCACAAGATGAACTTAATACAATTAACTTAATCTCAGATGATTCATACGCACTTCAACCAATAGAAAAATCTGTTTTTGAAGCTGCAAAAAAATATTTCTTCCAAGAAAAACAGTTAGAAGCTGAATTAGGGTAA
- a CDS encoding NnrS family protein — translation MQFSTNQNGFIPKIEEKWWDRFTSQSHQLYFTAAIFFAFVSMLLTFISFLGKLPLDFALIHGFGLNYTVFTNAFLGFLITVMPKFNGSKVITKNEYLIPWFIFQMASILVLIGFEKIGKIVVALVMFYFVKIFYDTIKQGRATFKKDSIYLNLVFLFGAIFLVLEVVFQINLSLLIFFSYLISLVFLVAQRMIPAFYSSYMQTLSWKKPKYIREISTLIFLCLGISLQFEFSLFLKISSFVAMIFFGYIVINLNIYKKSPAIISIKVISFIWFEIGFIALFIESIFEIYSLKLSLHIFALGFVATLLIGFGSRVVMGHAVPAQKIIADKITKFVFVLTQVVLVSRILASVLFLNDSMIYMGFLHLSSWLWIFMFIIWSVRYAKTLVRIKQ, via the coding sequence TTGCAATTTTCAACAAATCAAAATGGTTTTATACCAAAAATAGAAGAGAAATGGTGGGATAGATTTACTTCTCAATCACACCAGTTATATTTTACCGCTGCAATATTTTTTGCTTTTGTTTCTATGTTATTAACATTTATATCGTTTTTAGGAAAATTACCTTTAGATTTTGCCTTAATTCATGGCTTTGGATTAAACTATACAGTATTTACAAATGCTTTTTTAGGTTTTCTAATAACTGTTATGCCTAAGTTTAATGGCTCAAAAGTTATTACAAAAAACGAATATTTAATACCTTGGTTTATTTTCCAAATGGCTTCTATATTAGTTTTAATTGGTTTTGAAAAAATAGGAAAAATAGTAGTTGCTTTAGTGATGTTTTATTTTGTAAAGATTTTTTATGACACAATAAAACAAGGTCGTGCAACTTTTAAAAAAGATTCAATTTATCTAAATTTAGTATTTTTATTTGGTGCAATTTTTTTAGTTTTAGAAGTTGTTTTTCAAATAAATTTATCTTTACTTATCTTTTTTTCATATTTAATTAGTTTAGTTTTTTTAGTTGCCCAAAGAATGATTCCTGCATTTTACAGTTCATATATGCAAACTTTATCATGGAAAAAACCAAAATATATAAGAGAAATATCAACACTTATATTTTTGTGTTTAGGTATATCTTTACAATTTGAATTCTCTTTATTCTTAAAAATTAGTTCTTTTGTTGCGATGATATTTTTTGGATATATTGTTATCAATTTAAATATTTATAAAAAATCTCCTGCAATTATCTCAATAAAAGTTATCTCTTTTATTTGGTTTGAAATAGGTTTTATAGCTTTATTTATTGAATCAATTTTTGAAATTTATTCTTTAAAACTGTCATTACATATTTTCGCTTTAGGATTTGTTGCAACTTTACTTATAGGTTTTGGAAGTAGGGTTGTTATGGGTCATGCAGTACCAGCTCAAAAAATTATTGCAGATAAAATTACAAAATTTGTATTTGTTTTAACACAAGTGGTGCTTGTATCAAGAATATTAGCCTCAGTTTTATTTTTAAATGATTCAATGATTTATATGGGATTTTTACACCTTAGCTCTTGGCTTTGGATTTTTATGTTTATAATTTGGTCAGTTAGATATGCAAAAACATTAGTAAGAATAAAACAATAA
- a CDS encoding FmdE family protein: protein MRYPKFFDEIETIKLKDELSAILGSVENGEVEFSYLDIVKSAGHSCPTVAGAYLMTQVALKELYKNETPKRGEIFVSFKEDSKDGVAGVIANVISQITGATETLGFKGLNGRFTRYGLMKFNDKITTNVKFTRVDTKESVEIIYNPTLIEPDKKIQEIMQKLMENKATNDEKIEFGKLWQDRVEKIFNNKNRVIKIL from the coding sequence ATGAGATATCCAAAATTTTTTGATGAAATTGAAACCATAAAATTAAAAGATGAACTATCAGCAATCTTAGGTTCAGTGGAAAATGGTGAAGTAGAGTTTTCATATTTAGATATAGTAAAAAGTGCAGGGCACTCGTGTCCAACTGTTGCCGGAGCATATCTAATGACACAAGTTGCCCTAAAAGAACTTTACAAAAATGAAACCCCTAAAAGAGGTGAGATTTTTGTAAGTTTTAAAGAGGATTCAAAAGATGGTGTTGCAGGAGTTATTGCAAATGTGATAAGCCAAATTACAGGTGCTACTGAAACTTTAGGTTTTAAAGGTTTAAATGGTAGATTCACTAGATATGGATTAATGAAATTTAATGATAAAATTACTACAAATGTAAAGTTTACAAGAGTAGATACAAAAGAATCAGTAGAAATTATCTATAATCCTACTTTGATTGAACCAGATAAGAAAATCCAAGAGATTATGCAAAAACTAATGGAAAATAAAGCAACAAATGATGAAAAAATAGAGTTTGGAAAACTTTGGCAAGATAGAGTTGAAAAAATATTTAACAATAAAAATAGGGTAATAAAAATATTATGA
- a CDS encoding nitrous oxide-stimulated promoter family protein: MTEEKFQSEVDTLNRFFTKYCKDKHTNQKNNLYKFKYKNLSFETSISLCEECNTLISYSFDRLKECPHEIKPRCRNCENPCYEKTQWKSLSKVMRYSAIRLNLTNRIKKIFS, from the coding sequence ATGACAGAAGAAAAATTTCAAAGTGAAGTTGATACTTTAAATAGATTTTTTACAAAATATTGTAAAGATAAACATACAAATCAAAAAAACAATCTTTATAAATTCAAGTATAAAAATCTTTCCTTTGAAACTTCTATCTCTCTTTGCGAGGAGTGTAATACCTTAATCTCTTACTCTTTTGATAGATTAAAAGAGTGCCCCCATGAGATTAAACCTAGATGTAGAAATTGTGAAAATCCATGTTATGAAAAAACTCAATGGAAAAGTTTATCTAAAGTTATGAGATATAGTGCAATAAGATTAAATTTAACTAATAGAATAAAAAAAATATTTTCTTGA
- a CDS encoding c-type cytochrome — protein sequence MKKVLLLSSVLACVAFANPYAKCVACHGANGEKVALGKSKIIKDMTKQEIVDSLKGYKDGSYGGAMKALMKGQVASLSDADIQAIAEKIGK from the coding sequence ATGAAAAAAGTTTTACTTTTAAGTTCAGTGTTAGCTTGTGTTGCTTTTGCAAATCCATATGCAAAGTGTGTAGCATGTCATGGTGCAAATGGTGAGAAGGTTGCTTTAGGAAAATCTAAAATTATTAAAGATATGACTAAGCAAGAGATTGTAGATTCACTAAAAGGTTATAAAGATGGATCTTACGGTGGAGCAATGAAAGCTCTTATGAAAGGACAAGTTGCCTCTTTATCAGATGCCGATATCCAAGCTATCGCAGAAAAAATTGGTAAATAA
- a CDS encoding FprA family A-type flavoprotein yields MDTNKPIEIAPDIYFIGAFDPDIRTFDIIMKTANGSSYNAYLIKTDEGVIIVDTVKVEFQEEFFKKIESLCSYDEIKYVILHHMEPDHAGAIPELMNRVNSDVKVLISPQATSMLKSITHRENIDFETVWTNKSLKLGNKTIRFLTTPYLHWPETMSSFVEEDCLLFSGDVFGSHYHDKRLFDDQVSDFFYAFKYYYDHIMRPFKSYVLNALKLYDKLSIEIIAPLHGPILRQKPYKYMEYYRNWSQKDYKEISHGNKILSIFYITSYKNTRDMAEAIFDGAESVEGIIANVYDLTSLEESNMINILEESDGILIGSPTINSDAPKPVWDLLSCMMYLEKRGKTGGAFGSYGWSGEAVDMINHRLKSLSFRVPPMESMKIKLIPTKEELNQCYSYGVEFGEILNGKMIEITMN; encoded by the coding sequence ATGGATACTAATAAGCCAATAGAGATTGCACCCGATATATATTTTATTGGTGCCTTTGACCCTGATATTAGAACTTTTGATATTATTATGAAAACAGCTAATGGCTCATCATACAATGCTTATTTAATAAAAACTGATGAAGGTGTAATAATTGTTGATACTGTAAAAGTAGAATTCCAAGAGGAATTTTTTAAAAAAATTGAAAGTTTATGTTCTTATGATGAAATAAAATATGTGATTTTACACCATATGGAACCTGATCATGCAGGAGCAATACCTGAGCTTATGAATAGAGTAAATAGTGATGTAAAAGTTTTAATATCACCCCAAGCTACATCTATGTTAAAATCGATTACCCATAGAGAAAATATTGACTTTGAAACTGTTTGGACAAATAAAAGTTTAAAACTTGGAAATAAAACAATTAGATTTTTAACAACCCCTTATTTACATTGGCCTGAAACTATGAGTTCTTTTGTTGAAGAGGATTGTTTGTTATTTTCAGGGGATGTTTTTGGAAGTCATTACCATGATAAAAGATTGTTTGATGACCAAGTTAGCGATTTCTTTTATGCTTTTAAATATTACTATGACCATATTATGAGACCTTTTAAATCTTATGTTTTAAATGCTTTAAAACTGTATGACAAACTTAGTATAGAGATAATAGCACCTCTACACGGTCCAATATTAAGACAAAAACCCTATAAATATATGGAATATTATAGAAATTGGAGTCAAAAAGATTATAAAGAGATTAGTCATGGGAATAAGATTTTATCAATTTTTTATATTACAAGTTATAAAAATACAAGAGACATGGCTGAAGCAATTTTCGATGGAGCTGAAAGTGTTGAAGGGATTATAGCAAATGTTTATGATTTAACTTCCCTAGAAGAATCAAATATGATAAATATTTTAGAAGAAAGTGATGGAATTTTAATTGGGTCACCAACAATTAACTCCGATGCTCCTAAACCAGTTTGGGATTTACTCTCTTGTATGATGTATCTAGAAAAACGTGGAAAAACCGGTGGTGCTTTTGGTTCATATGGTTGGAGTGGCGAAGCTGTTGATATGATTAACCATAGGCTAAAATCATTAAGCTTTAGAGTACCTCCAATGGAATCTATGAAAATAAAATTAATCCCTACAAAAGAGGAGCTAAACCAATGCTATAGTTATGGGGTAGAATTCGGTGAAATTTTAAATGGTAAAATGATTGAAATTACTATGAATTAA
- a CDS encoding NifB/NifX family molybdenum-iron cluster-binding protein produces MRIAFASKDNIHVNQHFGWCKEFYIYEIHGDEYTFVKSIDSSLEIDDEIEKLTYKIECLEDSDILYVQQIGPKAAMMVKKCQIFPMQSSRENEKIEDVLSSLIKMQENPPIWMRRLIAK; encoded by the coding sequence ATGAGAATTGCATTTGCTTCAAAAGACAATATTCACGTTAATCAACATTTTGGTTGGTGCAAGGAGTTTTATATCTATGAGATTCATGGTGATGAATATACTTTTGTTAAATCAATTGATTCTTCACTTGAGATTGATGATGAGATTGAAAAACTTACATATAAAATTGAGTGCTTAGAAGATAGTGATATTTTATATGTTCAACAAATTGGACCAAAAGCGGCAATGATGGTAAAAAAATGTCAAATTTTTCCTATGCAATCAAGCCGTGAAAATGAAAAGATTGAAGATGTTCTAAGCTCTTTAATTAAGATGCAAGAAAATCCACCAATATGGATGAGAAGATTAATAGCTAAATAA
- a CDS encoding NifU family protein, producing the protein MEKDLKYYASLDYPFECYSGENELGDAYLVEFLDFDIKAASEDYEEAIELAHKYLIEHIHKQLVMGNELPNPGEGRNFMRHKEALAAYKSRDFETALSIWEEEAKIKNDRAMANLGLMYLKGEGVQKDYTKAKEWFEEASKYDNDSANFNLALMYQTKIGVEEDLDKAIDYFRRAVAKNHTQACFRLALLLLQDRTKLDLVKEGFDCMLKAAQNGHAMANVQLTGMDKPLNDVCELNTDFRAQTKEKQLEIINDALDRFIRPILLKDGGNIILIDYISDPEVEIRLAYQGACVGCSIASTGTYSMIADTMQKVIDERVRIFIL; encoded by the coding sequence TTGGAAAAAGATTTAAAATATTATGCATCTTTAGATTATCCCTTTGAGTGTTATAGTGGGGAAAATGAGCTAGGTGATGCATATTTAGTTGAATTTTTAGATTTTGATATAAAAGCGGCAAGTGAAGATTATGAAGAAGCAATAGAACTTGCCCATAAGTATTTAATAGAACATATACATAAACAACTGGTTATGGGAAATGAGCTTCCAAATCCAGGGGAAGGGAGAAATTTTATGAGACATAAAGAAGCACTAGCTGCATATAAAAGTAGAGATTTTGAAACAGCACTTTCTATTTGGGAAGAGGAAGCAAAAATAAAAAATGATAGAGCAATGGCAAACCTTGGATTAATGTATCTAAAAGGGGAAGGTGTTCAAAAAGATTATACAAAAGCTAAAGAGTGGTTTGAAGAAGCAAGTAAATATGATAACGACTCAGCAAATTTCAACTTAGCCTTAATGTATCAAACAAAAATTGGGGTAGAAGAGGATTTAGATAAAGCTATAGACTATTTTAGAAGAGCCGTAGCTAAAAACCATACCCAAGCTTGTTTTAGATTAGCCCTACTTTTACTACAAGATAGAACAAAACTTGATTTAGTTAAAGAGGGATTTGATTGTATGTTAAAAGCTGCACAAAATGGTCATGCTATGGCAAATGTACAATTAACAGGAATGGATAAACCGTTAAATGATGTTTGTGAATTAAATACTGATTTCAGAGCACAAACAAAAGAGAAACAATTAGAGATTATAAATGATGCCCTAGATAGATTTATTAGACCAATACTTTTAAAAGATGGTGGAAACATCATTTTAATTGATTACATAAGTGACCCAGAAGTTGAGATTAGATTAGCTTATCAAGGTGCATGTGTTGGATGTTCTATTGCAAGTACTGGAACTTATTCAATGATTGCTGATACTATGCAAAAAGTTATTGATGAAAGAGTTAGGATATTTATATTATGA
- a CDS encoding NifB/NifX family molybdenum-iron cluster-binding protein: MLAIPLSKSSSTTISDLYGNAPFFAFLNTLTGEMTVEKNDGCGSGLDTAKFVKKSGATSTIFYHMGEGVFNTLYEEQVKVFTSKKNFFSIDEIYQKFLNEDTIVVTKDNAKTLLDSGSTSCTCGSKE, translated from the coding sequence ATGTTAGCAATACCACTAAGTAAAAGTAGTTCAACAACTATTTCAGATTTATACGGAAATGCACCTTTTTTTGCATTTTTAAATACTTTAACTGGAGAGATGACAGTTGAAAAAAATGATGGTTGTGGAAGTGGCTTAGATACAGCAAAATTTGTAAAAAAAAGTGGTGCTACTAGTACTATTTTTTATCACATGGGAGAAGGTGTATTTAATACCCTTTATGAAGAGCAAGTAAAAGTATTTACTTCAAAAAAGAATTTTTTTTCAATTGATGAGATTTATCAAAAATTTTTAAATGAAGACACAATTGTAGTTACTAAAGATAATGCAAAAACACTACTTGATTCAGGTAGTACAAGTTGCACATGTGGTTCTAAGGAATAA
- a CDS encoding nitrogenase component 1: MVNKKLIRELLSETACSHNKTKKSSCDKPKPGATSGGCAFEGAQIALFPYADVVHLVHSPSTCIGASWETRQTLTSHKGENNTVTGYTTDVSTNDVIFGGDKKLEDSIDYIVEHKNPKGIFVYETCVTAMIGDDIDNVCNRMETKHKIPIVVIHSPGFVGGKNLGSRLGGESVLHQLIGTKEPEEIHPFGINLIGEYNVTGDMWQYTPILEKIGIKIVSTLAGDGRIENIQMAHTAKLNVIVCAKSLISLTRKMQEKYQIPYISISFYGKRDTTNAIRSIVNAFGDEELTARAEKVIAEEEAKLEEALIPYKKILEGKKAILNTGGNKTWSIASALQDIGIDVVATSVKKATLEDKEICAKYVDILMTDPGTEQAKLIDEHNVDILLAGGRSLYTAIKKKVSFVDVNQEKKVSYGAYSGLINLAKDVTHAVNNRVFKIVANPEPWK, translated from the coding sequence ATGGTAAATAAAAAACTAATTAGAGAACTATTAAGTGAAACTGCGTGTTCACATAATAAGACTAAAAAATCTTCATGTGATAAACCAAAACCAGGGGCAACTTCTGGTGGTTGTGCCTTTGAGGGTGCTCAAATTGCACTATTTCCATATGCTGATGTTGTTCACCTTGTTCACTCTCCTTCAACTTGTATTGGAGCCTCTTGGGAAACAAGACAAACATTAACTTCCCACAAAGGGGAAAACAATACTGTGACAGGATATACAACAGATGTTAGTACAAATGATGTAATTTTTGGGGGAGATAAAAAACTTGAAGACTCAATTGATTATATTGTTGAACATAAAAATCCTAAAGGAATTTTTGTATATGAAACCTGCGTTACAGCTATGATTGGTGATGATATAGATAATGTTTGTAATAGAATGGAAACAAAACACAAAATTCCAATTGTTGTTATTCACTCTCCAGGATTTGTAGGAGGTAAAAACTTAGGTTCAAGACTTGGTGGAGAATCGGTACTTCATCAACTAATAGGAACAAAAGAACCTGAAGAGATTCATCCCTTTGGTATAAACTTAATAGGTGAATACAATGTAACGGGAGATATGTGGCAATATACTCCAATTTTGGAGAAAATAGGTATTAAAATTGTTTCAACTTTAGCTGGGGATGGAAGAATTGAAAATATCCAAATGGCACACACTGCAAAGTTAAATGTAATTGTTTGTGCTAAATCATTAATTAGTTTAACAAGAAAAATGCAAGAAAAATATCAAATTCCATATATCTCTATCTCATTTTATGGTAAACGTGATACTACAAATGCAATTAGAAGTATTGTAAATGCCTTTGGAGATGAAGAATTAACTGCAAGGGCAGAGAAGGTGATTGCTGAAGAAGAGGCAAAACTAGAAGAAGCTTTAATACCTTATAAAAAAATACTTGAGGGGAAAAAAGCTATTTTGAATACAGGTGGAAATAAAACTTGGTCTATTGCTTCAGCTTTACAAGATATTGGAATTGATGTTGTTGCAACAAGTGTTAAAAAAGCAACTTTAGAAGATAAAGAGATTTGCGCAAAATATGTTGATATTTTAATGACAGACCCAGGAACTGAACAAGCAAAATTAATTGATGAGCATAATGTTGATATTTTATTAGCAGGTGGTAGAAGTTTATATACTGCAATTAAGAAAAAAGTTTCATTTGTAGATGTAAACCAAGAAAAGAAAGTTAGTTATGGAGCATATTCTGGTTTAATTAATTTAGCAAAAGATGTAACACACGCTGTAAATAATAGGGTTTTTAAAATAGTTGCAAATCCAGAACCATGGAAATAA
- a CDS encoding AI-2E family transporter, whose amino-acid sequence MESTSVKNYFFYFASLVLIVAGIKAAAEIVIILFLAIFIASIISTFINFLEQKHIPKIIAYLFVLGGFVLLTILLGYVLNISLKDFISNLPQYEKQLQALVVKGVSFAETYGYEIDKNTILDALNLNSFFGITTNLIGSIGTFLSKFLLIIIGIAFILAEAKSFEKKLKVIFDKDRKKLEHFKLFSSNIQKYFSVKTATSFFTGFLVTIVLMYFDIEYPILWGVIAMLFNFVPVVGSIIAAIPAILLSLVSGDLNTTLVLIVLYVCINVGISNIIEPKFMGKELGLSPMVIFFSLILWGWVLGLVGMFLAVPITMTLKIAFDSDKSTKWLSILMSNIGNRK is encoded by the coding sequence TTGGAAAGTACAAGTGTAAAAAACTATTTTTTCTATTTTGCAAGTTTAGTTTTAATTGTTGCAGGGATAAAAGCTGCAGCTGAAATAGTTATTATCCTTTTTTTAGCAATTTTTATAGCTTCAATTATTTCAACATTTATTAATTTCCTAGAACAAAAACACATCCCAAAAATAATAGCTTACCTTTTTGTATTAGGTGGCTTTGTATTACTAACTATCCTTTTAGGGTATGTTTTAAATATATCTTTAAAAGATTTTATATCAAACCTTCCACAATATGAAAAACAACTACAAGCTTTAGTTGTAAAAGGTGTATCTTTTGCTGAAACTTATGGTTATGAAATCGATAAAAACACTATTTTAGATGCTTTAAATCTTAACTCATTTTTTGGTATTACAACAAATTTGATTGGTAGTATAGGAACTTTTCTTTCTAAGTTTTTACTGATTATCATAGGTATTGCTTTTATATTAGCAGAAGCAAAATCCTTTGAAAAAAAATTAAAAGTAATATTTGATAAAGATAGAAAAAAACTAGAGCATTTTAAACTTTTTTCATCAAATATTCAAAAATATTTTTCTGTTAAAACAGCAACCAGTTTCTTTACAGGTTTTCTTGTAACTATAGTTCTAATGTACTTTGATATTGAATATCCAATTCTTTGGGGTGTTATTGCTATGCTTTTTAATTTTGTTCCCGTTGTAGGTTCAATTATTGCAGCAATTCCAGCTATTTTATTATCACTTGTTAGTGGTGATTTAAATACAACTTTAGTTTTAATTGTTTTATATGTTTGTATCAATGTAGGTATTAGTAATATTATTGAGCCAAAATTTATGGGAAAAGAATTAGGTCTTTCACCAATGGTAATTTTCTTTTCACTTATTTTATGGGGATGGGTTTTAGGACTTGTTGGAATGTTCTTAGCAGTTCCTATTACTATGACATTAAAAATAGCCTTTGATTCAGATAAATCAACTAAATGGCTATCTATTTTAATGTCAAATATTGGGAATAGAAAATAG